The Edaphobacter sp. 12200R-103 genome contains a region encoding:
- a CDS encoding ABC transporter permease, with protein sequence MSYRVREIALAVTIAALMLLLAWRTTGFFTATNLVDLFLANLPTMMIAIGMTMVILTGEIDISVGSIFAICSVVMGECARAGMPMVVSVLIAGVAGASMGAANGGLTAYIRIPSIVATLATMVALRDGLRWYTQGAWIQGLPQQFQWFGLSQSSFTELCLAVVTVTVLLGAAGLKHLRIGREIIATGSNKAAAHIAGIHTSRVVFGVFALTGVLTGLAAALNAVRFNQVPSNSGLGLELKVIAAVAVGGAAITGGAATITGTVLGVILLSGIGSALTFLGINAYWEKAIQGAIILIAVAVDALQFYRRDDAHTLAA encoded by the coding sequence ATGAGCTATCGTGTACGCGAGATTGCACTGGCCGTCACGATCGCAGCTCTCATGCTGTTGCTGGCGTGGCGAACGACGGGTTTCTTTACCGCGACGAACCTGGTGGATCTCTTCCTGGCAAACCTGCCGACGATGATGATCGCCATTGGAATGACGATGGTGATTCTGACCGGCGAGATCGACATCTCGGTCGGGTCCATCTTCGCCATCTGCAGCGTAGTGATGGGAGAGTGTGCCAGAGCCGGGATGCCCATGGTGGTAAGTGTTCTGATTGCGGGCGTAGCTGGAGCCTCGATGGGAGCGGCGAACGGTGGCCTGACTGCATACATCCGGATTCCGTCGATTGTGGCGACGCTCGCCACGATGGTTGCCCTGCGCGACGGACTGCGCTGGTATACGCAGGGTGCCTGGATCCAGGGGCTTCCGCAGCAGTTCCAATGGTTCGGGCTGTCACAGAGCAGCTTTACGGAACTATGTCTTGCTGTCGTTACCGTGACGGTGCTGCTGGGTGCAGCAGGCCTGAAGCACCTCCGAATAGGCCGAGAAATCATCGCGACTGGCTCTAATAAGGCGGCGGCTCACATTGCAGGTATCCATACATCGCGGGTGGTGTTTGGAGTCTTTGCGTTGACCGGGGTTTTGACCGGCCTTGCAGCAGCCCTGAACGCTGTAAGGTTCAACCAGGTCCCCAGTAACTCGGGCCTTGGACTTGAGCTGAAGGTAATCGCCGCGGTGGCCGTTGGAGGCGCCGCCATTACGGGAGGCGCCGCCACGATCACCGGCACGGTGCTGGGAGTGATTCTGCTCAGCGGTATCGGTTCTGCTCTTACCTTTCTGGGAATCAACGCATATTGGGAAAAGGCTATCCAGGGCGCCATCATTCTGATTGCAGTCGCTGTCGACGCACTGCAGTTCTACCGTAGGGACGATGCACACACACTTGCGGCCTAA